Below is a window of Halolamina sp. CBA1230 DNA.
CACCCCGACCCGAACCGCATGGACACGGCCCCGCTCACCGACGCCGACCAGTCCCTCCGCGACCACGCTGCCCAAGTGAACCGCGAATCGTTCGACCCCGAGTTCTTCGACGGCGGCCACATCGTCGCCGCGGCGGTCCGCACCGCCGACGGAGCGATCTACGACGGCGTCAGCCTCCCGACGAGCGTCGGTCGCATCTCCGCCTGCGCCGAGCAAGGTGCGGTGAGCGCGGCGATCGCCGACGGCCACGCCCACGACGAGATCGAAGCCTGCGTCGCCGTCTCCTACCCCCTCCCGAGTCACGATGCGGAGGACCACCGCGTCGTCCCACCCTGTGGCGCCTGCCGGGAGCTACTCGTGGACTACAATCCCGAGATGCGCGTGGTCGTCCCCGTCGACGGGGAGAACCGCACCGTCAGGGCGACCGAGTTGCTCTCGGTCAGACCGTGGTAGGCTAGCCGGCCCGAGCCTGCCGGAGCACCCGCGAGACGTACACCTGCTTCCACACCAGCCAGCCGCCGACACCGACGGCTGCGAACCCCAGTAGCGTCAGACCGACCGCTGGCCAGTTCGTCGTCTCGATCGCGCAGGCGAGCGTCTCCTGGGCGCAGGACCCGAACAGCTCCTGCCGGAACGCGCCGACGTACACCAGCCCGGCGCCGACGAACACCGACCCACCGCCCGCCAGCGCCCGCAGTAGGCGCGCTCGTACACTGGGCGCGTCCGCGAGGATACGTTCACGGACGCCTTCCCGCGGCCCGGCGGCCCGGCCGACGACCGCGCTCCCGAGCAGCAGGACGGCCGTCGGCGCGAAGAACAGCCCGACCGAGAGCAGCCCGACGAGGGTGAGCCCCAGCGACAGCAGCGCGGCGAGCCAGATCGCCGCCGTTCGGTTCGTCCACGCGCCGGCGACGCCGGCGGTGGCGAAGAGGGGGTTCAGCAGGACGATGCCCGCGAAGAACACGTCCGCGAGCGGCGTCGGGAGCAGCAGTGCGGCCGACGCGAGGAGGGCGACGACGAGGGCGAGCGCGGCGAGCAGCCGGCTCGTTTCACGGGTGGAGGGGACCATGGTGTGACAGTTCGGCCGTTCGATACTTATCAGTTCGCCAGCGTCGGTCGGAGCCACCGAGATCCGCCGCGACACGGAGTTCTTTACCCCGCCGCGCCCAGTCTCCCGCCACAGCCATGAGTCTCGACCTCCCCGACATCGGTCTCGGCACCTCGGGCACGAAGGGCCACGAGTGCGCCGACGCGGTCCGCACGGCGCTCGACGCCGGCTACCACTTCGTCGACACCGCACAGATGTACGACAACGAGCCCGCGGTCGGCGCGGGCATCCGCCTCTCCGGAGTGGACCGCGAGGACGTCGTGCTCGCGAGCAAGATCCTCCCGGACAACCTCGGCTACGAGGACGCCAAGCGCACGAGCCGGGAGAGCCTGGACCGGCTGGGCGTCGACGAACTCGACCTGCTGTACGTCCACTGGCCGACGGGCGCGTACGACCCCGAGGAGAGCCTGCGCGCGCTCCAGGAGCTCCAGGACGAGGGCGTCACCCGCAACGTCGCGGTGTCGAACTTCACGCCCGAACTGCTCGACGAGGCCCGGGAGATCCTCGACAGCGAGCTCGTCGCCCACCAGGTGGAGTGTCACCCGCTGCTCCCGCAGACGGAACTCCGGGAGTACGCCGCCCAACACGGTCACACGCTGGTGGGCTACTGCCCGATCGGTCAGGGCGAGATCTTCGACACGCCCGAACTACAGGAAGTCGCCGATCGTCACGACACCACCCCCGCTGCGATCTGCATCGCGTGGGCCGTCGCGAAGGAGGCGCTTGTACCGATTCCGAAGTCAGCGACCGAGGAGCACATCCGCGCGAACCGCGAGGCCGCGAGCCTCGAACTCACCGGCGAGGATATCGCCACTATCGACGGGATCGAGACGGAGGAGCGCCTGATCGACCCAGATTCTGCCGCGTGGAATCGCTAACCAACCACGGCGCATGACCTATCGCGCGCTCTGTCGCGCGACCACGGAACCGATACTGCGGTTGTATCGGACTACGCCTCCCGCGCGATCGAGACTTCGACCGTCCTGTTTCCCACTCGAACGGGGAACGTCCCGCCCGTCGCGTTCGAATGGTCGTCAACGAACGCGTCGATCGCCTCGAGTTCCTCAGACGAGAGATCCGCGGTCACGGTGTCGTTCGTTCGCGCCGCCGCGACGACCGTCTCGTTCAGCGTCGGCACCTCGCCGAAGTCGTCCGGGTCGTACTCGACTGCCGGCTGCTCGGTTTCGTTCGTCGGCGAGACAATGAGCAGGCCACCGCGCCACTGGGGTGTGGCGGTCACGGTTTCGGTGGTCGTCGACGGCGCTTCCGTTGGCGTCGCAGTCTCCTCTGACTGCGTTTCAGTTGCGCCCGGGGCGCCGCCACAGCCGGCGAAAACGAGCAACAGGGCGACCACGACCACTCGAGGGAGGGAATCGGTCATCACGTATCCGGGTCGGGACGGGCGCTCGGAGTAAGTTTTGTGGCGCTGACGGTGACCACTCACGAACGTGAAGTGGCGACAGTTCGACGTGAAACGGAATCTCGGGACGCCTCAGCGACTCCGGTCAATCCCCATCTCGCGAAGTTCCTCGTCGGTGGGTTCGTGACCGATTTCGCCTTTTTGTGCAGCGCGACCGCTTCGTCCAGCATCTCCAAGGCCTCCTCGCGGGTCTCGCCCTGCGAGGCGACGACGGTGTCCTCGTCGCGGGCGACCCACCCGTCGTCGTCTTCCATCCGGGTGAGCGTGATGGTCTCGACGGCGTTCTCGTCGTCGCTGTCGACGGTATCGGCGCTCGTCTTCCTCTACCGTGGGTTCGGTCGCTACGACTGATAAGGGTTCGGTGGCCCCGAGTGAGGTACAGTTTTCCCCTCGCCAGCCGGTTACTGACCCATGACGCTCGCCGCCGCCGTGATCGACCGACTCGTCGAGCACGGGATCGACACCGTGTTCGGCATCCCCGGCAAGCAGACGCTGCCGCTGAACGAGGCCATCGACGGCCGCGACGACGTGCGGTTCGTGATGGCGCGCCACGAGACCGCCGTCTCCCAGCAGGCGTGGGGGTACGCCGAAACATCCGGCCGCCCCGCCGCGACCGTCGTCGTCCCCGGCCCGGGCGATATGAACGCGATGAACGGGCTGAAGAACGCGTACAACGACAACACGCCGCTGGTCCACATCGCCGTCGAAACCGACCCCGAGGTCCGGGGCCGCGACGGCATCCACGAGACGCCGCCCGAGACGTACGACACCGTCACCAAAGCCAACCGCGTGGTGAAGAACCCCGACGGCGTGCTCGCGGAGGTCGAACGCGCGGTCGAGACGGCAACGACGGCGCCGAAGGGGCCGGTTCGGCTCGGCATCCCGAAGTCGTACCTGCCCGCGGCGGAACCGACCGGCGGCGTCGGGTCGCTCGACTCGGGGGAGCTGACCCGGCCGCCGGCTGACACCGTCGCCGACGCGGCGGCCATACTCTCGGATGCCGACACGCCGGTGGTCATCGCCGGTGGCGGCGTCCGCAGCGCGGCGGCGACCGAGGAGCTCGTCAGCTTCGCCGAGCGCTACGACGCCCCCGTCCTCACGACGTACAAGGGGAAGGGCGTGATCCCGGAGGACCACCCCCTCTCGGCGGGCGTACTCTGTGGCGCGACGACGCCGGAGATGCACGAGTACGTCGCCGAGGCCGACGCCGCGCTGGCGGTGGGGACCGACTTCGACGAACTGGTCACCCGCGGGCGAACGCTCGAGATGCCCGACTCGCTGGTCCACGTCACGCTCTCCCCCGACGATCTGGGGACGAACTACGAGCCGGCGGTCGGCATCGTCGCCGACGCGAAGCCGACGCTCGCGGCGCTGAACGGGAAGCTCCCGATCTCGGATCACGACGCGGAGGCGGTCGTCGACAGACTGCGCGACTCGGTCGCTCGGCGCGTCGAGGAGCTCGTGGACGGCGAGCCGCCGCTGACCTCCCCCGGCGCGCTGCGGGCCGTCCGGGAGGGAGTACCCGACGACGCGATCGTCGCCGCCGACGCCGGCGGCTTCCGGATCTGGACGCTCGCGACGTTCCCCGTCGCGGGGCCGCGATCGTACGTCAACCCCGGGTCGTGGGCGACGATGGGGAGCGGCCTCCCCTCGGCGCTGGGCGCGCAGGCTGCCAACCCCGACAGCGACGTGGTCGCGCTGACGGGCGACGGCGGCCTGATGATGGCGGTTCACGAGCTCCACACCGCCGCCGACGAGGCGCTCCCGGTGACGACGGTCGTGTTCCGCAACGAGGACTACGCGATCATCAGCGACGGCGCCGAGCGCGACCACGGCCTCCCCCAAGGCGCGTACGCGTGGGCGGACTCCCCCATCGACTTCGTCGCGCTCGCGGAGTCGATGGGCGTCGGCGCGACCCGCGCCGAGACGCCAGAGGAGGTTCGCGAGGCGATTGAAGCGGCTGTCAACGCCGACGAACCGCGCCTGGTTGAGGTGCCGACCGATCCCGAGGAGCCGCAGGCGAGCGACTACCTCTCGGGGAACTGATCGACACGGCACGCGGTCAGCCGTGTCGGGCGACTGATCTCGCCGGCGATGGTCGGCCGGCGAGGGCAACTGATCGACACGGCACGCTGTCAGCCGTGTCGGGCAACTGATCGACACGGTACGCTGTCAGCCGTATCGGGCAACTGATCTCGCCGGCACGCTGTCAGCCGTGTCGGGCAGCTAATCGGTCGCCATCAGGGATTTCCCCGCGAGGCGCCTGGGCTCAACTATGAGTTCGACCACGGATAGCACCGACGACGCCCCCTCGTTCGCGGTCCGTTCGGTCTGGTTCCTGCTCGTGGGCTGGTGGGCGACGGGGATCTGGCTGGGGATCGCGTGGTTCCTCAACGTCACGATCATCGGCCTCCCGCTGGGGATCAAGATGATCAACGCGACGCCGAAGGTGCTCTCGCTGAAGGAGCGCGACTTCGTCGACCACGAAGGCAACCCCGGGGAGCAGCGCTACGGGCTCGCTGTCCGGGGCGTCTGGTTCCTGCTCGTGGGCTGGTGGGCCAGCGGCCTCTGGACTGCAGTCGCCTACGCGTTCACGGTCAGCATCGTCGGCATCCCGATCGCGGTGATGATGTACAACAAACTGCCGTTCGTGGTGTCGCTGTACGAGTACTGAGCGTTCACAGCAGTTTTTCGCGGGCAGTCCACCAGACGATCCCGGCGACGAACGCGACGCCGACGTTGGTGAGGAGGCCGACCGCGCCGACGGCGACCGTCGTCGGGAGGTGGTCGGTGCCCAGCGCCGACTGCCCAAGTTCGACCGCGACCAGCGCGAGCACGACGCCGAGCACCGCCATCGGGAACGCCGTCACGACGGCGGTCCCCAACGCGGCGACGCCGTACAGCCCGCCGAGTATGACGTTCGACCCCGCGGTCCGGGCGCCGAAGGCGTACTTCCCCGCGACGCCGCCGCTGCCGTGACACATCGGCAGCGCGCCGAACGGGATCGCCGCGAGGTTCATCGCCCCCATGCTGGTCGCGAGGTCGTCGGGCGTCACGTCGGCATCGTAGTACTCCGAGAGTAGGAGCGCGGTCGCGACGGCGGCGTTGCCCACGGTCATCGCCAACTGCGCGGCGGTCGCCTCCGCGGCCGCGCGGCTGAGCCCGTTCGCGTCCGGGAGCGCGAGCGCGACGCTGGGCAGCGTCGGCTGGGGGAGGCCGGTGGCCGCGAGCGCGATCGCCAGCCCGAGCCCGAGCACGACCAGCGCGCTCGCCCGGCGGTACCCCACGGCGATAACGACCACGGCCGCGACGACGCCGGCGAGCGCGAGCGTCGGGTCGCCGAGGCTCAGCTCCACGCCGGTCTCGAGCAGGATCAGCGCGACCGCGAGCTGGATCCCGCGCGTAACTGGTTCGCCGACGTACCGTGCGATCCGGCCGAGCGCGCCCGTCGTCCCCACGCCGAGCAGCACTACGCCGGAGAGCAGCCCGGCGACCAGGAGCTCGTCGACGCCGAGCGCGCCGCCGATGGTCAGCGCGGCCAACGCCTTCATCGGCTCGACGGAGATCGGGAGCCCGTACCGGAGCCCCCAGACGATCTGGAACGCCCCGAACCCCAGCAGCATCCGCCCCAGCGATAGCTCCGTGAGCGCGCCGACCGCCACGACGATGGGGAGAACCGTAACCGAATCTCCTAACGCGCCGGTCAGCTCGTTCGAGGCGAACGAAACGTCGACGTGATTTCGGAACCGTGAAACCGCTCCCACTACCCGATATCTCCCCGGCGAGCGTATCAATCTTGGCACGGCGTCACGCTCACCGATCTCCTTCGAGTAATTGAATATAGTTACTTTCCTGGCGATGCGACACCGGTCACGAAAAACTTCGTGTCGGCACTTTCGATCGATGATGTAACTATCGTAAATATTATATGTGTCTGACGAACGTTTTTCCGTTACTACGTGGATGAGTACCACATGGATCGGGACAACCAGGGAGTCGCCGAACGAGTTGTGGGGGCGGTCGCAACCGTGAGCGGCGTTGATCCCCTGGTGCTACCACCGCTGTACGACGCAATCGACCCGGACGCGCTGGACGCGCTAGTCGAGGGGATGACCGACGGTGAGGTCGTGTTCACGTACGCGGAGTGCGAGATCACTGTCACGGCGGCCGGAGTGATCGACGTCGAAGGGAGCGGTCCAGCTACCCGAAGCGCGGAGACGGTCCCGACGTCGAACTGATCAGTCGCAGCCGGTTTCGAGTTGCCGGCGTATCGCCGCGACAGTCGCCGAGTCGTCCGTCCAGAACCCGGTGTAGCCGTCCGCCTCCTCCCGGGCGAGCAGGCCACAGCTGTGGGCTCCCTCCTCGCCGCCGTCGAACGCGAGCGCCCAGTAGCGACCCAGTTGGTCGTCGGCACAGGCGTGATAGCTCACGCCCGGGATATCCGGGGGCGTCCAGTCCTCGATCCCGTAGACGTGGATGTCGAGGTCCGTCGCCGCGAGGCGACGGTACTCGGGGAGTTCCGTCCGGAACACCGAGAGCCGCTGGAACCCGACGTGGAGCGTTCCCGTGCCGACGCGGTGGGCGCGGTCCTCGATCTCGCGGCTGATCGCGGTCAGTTCGCGCCGCTCCATCGACGTGTACAC
It encodes the following:
- a CDS encoding cytidine deaminase encodes the protein MDTAPLTDADQSLRDHAAQVNRESFDPEFFDGGHIVAAAVRTADGAIYDGVSLPTSVGRISACAEQGAVSAAIADGHAHDEIEACVAVSYPLPSHDAEDHRVVPPCGACRELLVDYNPEMRVVVPVDGENRTVRATELLSVRPW
- a CDS encoding aldo/keto reductase, whose product is MSLDLPDIGLGTSGTKGHECADAVRTALDAGYHFVDTAQMYDNEPAVGAGIRLSGVDREDVVLASKILPDNLGYEDAKRTSRESLDRLGVDELDLLYVHWPTGAYDPEESLRALQELQDEGVTRNVAVSNFTPELLDEAREILDSELVAHQVECHPLLPQTELREYAAQHGHTLVGYCPIGQGEIFDTPELQEVADRHDTTPAAICIAWAVAKEALVPIPKSATEEHIRANREAASLELTGEDIATIDGIETEERLIDPDSAAWNR
- a CDS encoding thiamine pyrophosphate-binding protein, which translates into the protein MTLAAAVIDRLVEHGIDTVFGIPGKQTLPLNEAIDGRDDVRFVMARHETAVSQQAWGYAETSGRPAATVVVPGPGDMNAMNGLKNAYNDNTPLVHIAVETDPEVRGRDGIHETPPETYDTVTKANRVVKNPDGVLAEVERAVETATTAPKGPVRLGIPKSYLPAAEPTGGVGSLDSGELTRPPADTVADAAAILSDADTPVVIAGGGVRSAAATEELVSFAERYDAPVLTTYKGKGVIPEDHPLSAGVLCGATTPEMHEYVAEADAALAVGTDFDELVTRGRTLEMPDSLVHVTLSPDDLGTNYEPAVGIVADAKPTLAALNGKLPISDHDAEAVVDRLRDSVARRVEELVDGEPPLTSPGALRAVREGVPDDAIVAADAGGFRIWTLATFPVAGPRSYVNPGSWATMGSGLPSALGAQAANPDSDVVALTGDGGLMMAVHELHTAADEALPVTTVVFRNEDYAIISDGAERDHGLPQGAYAWADSPIDFVALAESMGVGATRAETPEEVREAIEAAVNADEPRLVEVPTDPEEPQASDYLSGN
- a CDS encoding putative sulfate/molybdate transporter, whose amino-acid sequence is MGAVSRFRNHVDVSFASNELTGALGDSVTVLPIVVAVGALTELSLGRMLLGFGAFQIVWGLRYGLPISVEPMKALAALTIGGALGVDELLVAGLLSGVVLLGVGTTGALGRIARYVGEPVTRGIQLAVALILLETGVELSLGDPTLALAGVVAAVVVIAVGYRRASALVVLGLGLAIALAATGLPQPTLPSVALALPDANGLSRAAAEATAAQLAMTVGNAAVATALLLSEYYDADVTPDDLATSMGAMNLAAIPFGALPMCHGSGGVAGKYAFGARTAGSNVILGGLYGVAALGTAVVTAFPMAVLGVVLALVAVELGQSALGTDHLPTTVAVGAVGLLTNVGVAFVAGIVWWTAREKLL
- a CDS encoding HalOD1 output domain-containing protein, with the protein product MDRDNQGVAERVVGAVATVSGVDPLVLPPLYDAIDPDALDALVEGMTDGEVVFTYAECEITVTAAGVIDVEGSGPATRSAETVPTSN
- a CDS encoding DICT sensory domain-containing protein, which gives rise to MFESLLARVRKTDHRFTVYANDGAAIVDGWFANHSVDVERRPLPPGVPAPFLTVERDDEFAGVLPLATVERLLEPPIVRPERHDGLSPAYAALFEVLDETVYTSMERRELTAISREIEDRAHRVGTGTLHVGFQRLSVFRTELPEYRRLAATDLDIHVYGIEDWTPPDIPGVSYHACADDQLGRYWALAFDGGEEGAHSCGLLAREEADGYTGFWTDDSATVAAIRRQLETGCD